One genomic window of Campylobacter sp. RM12651 includes the following:
- a CDS encoding DNA polymerase → MKVYTPTNKQELQEILKEVIADFNNNGMIEVEINTSEITDFSNLFDFAKDENGNVNLPKSFYEDIGLTKWDFSKANNLENMLNGCKNCNVEIIINSKNTNINISNAFANTNIEPNKINIPAHENIKGLEDIFGADKDKYNAFMENELLYNKNTSFAFKELSIYDFARYEIINDIDSTLSVVNSEDILNLEYPLRIGKNDERFSENQNEEIKNLLDESKALSFKITGKLLDNEITQALKNNPDADIQAYVYNAINKKIEVLFGQDNNLKDNWATYLKDINWGVKTNEDGSYEATIVLSTHNQLNQKLREKIIADIAQKEKALNDFIQTQTRTTQTQIIPITAMIELPTQQEEEKAHEFIANISNSSPIAKYDLIQHGLEEIKNTIATLEEAKEKPQEEIKHNYTYNRKRFFDYDSSLAQNIANYCKASADKSGKAAWLGLKCGIKMLALSSLEATKKIGQSLVGSYIGFFGVGSYEQYKDIVMNETIKRDEARALAAKLSMGAIINPEELAKYEHILPREFLPSTGPNGEIIPPQRDINECREEVAKLLEHTLQKSEFDVWMNHALLNICAGLAESQQVDIARRARGEDVGFDKLIRELDNSIRKDLEKLNKLQNEFSNDTKDFWSRTQEMLNDEYPKYQSSKAEIKLDGAIPKVDLSNVKFAYKTRIFSWNGEASKYDKDNNLKSEEQYIKENIFFRTTSDLKDGEERFTRYEKPLADMEVKAFIDKDEILLKKLKDNSLHAVHLNVGELNNQILDKILPPNHPMLKELKNDPEAFRRYYKGFLKEYLLNQNSILYEESYAKAPYKIMDDTFTGKDGLILFFDKDEVKNLNETLRDLELALSAITQNARINPKTGESNFSVLIKDYEEKVKYARQTQANRQKQTGENNQTNNTETNQDDIFNTNKEAEVKETETTIQARKEAVKNWKQFYETTHPETKEKKYPFNWANELSEFNNDGSPKSYIQERYEKLYAKTVIEGDLVSLIKDAGTTAPQGFYGSDLSLQGTSDILKRKNVYFEITIPDNLTNSFYGRVRPDAYAQALARAFNDPTSFIKQDVNFPSSLKAFYKDNKIFIAVEDTESEKAHRKILVAMNNLRRFALDESIESRVKATNEYFAKSNETATYKERDKSDALRQKELDELFCCENEKTIKYNGEGSQYLSNGDKKSDTQLRDELILMNTFKAKPYGIKASNPKIWDGLGLSKAMQEKAKDNHVVMVSMTLKLDENLINNKIKNISQDEYLKVLTKALIDNNSIINSQSGLKGAKEVVYQKNIDGTYTINLFQEVFNNAEDVLVRSAVADKIRNSISSFADYTYSTKTSHSKYQDDMLNYELEISSKQQNTKQTTTQEDIKQDNQKEQEEPTAKTKQDNPQEEPKKEEVKQPNQQEDKKQEENTTEIKEEINTEPIEKEIDTRNQFLYKIKDFKGNEHTVILQDETTYFDASNMDNLKRKDNNILNDEVNVLLSSVKNITATPTQQQIEKLMALTDYYPEDLKQKGLNGEIASVVINLDTFVSKTTQEPQIYNSQKGIIDTHNYLNSLTNMLNNQNSIFYRNTNLEPLKAVLLESGKIALFYDAINPNNKDFTNTLNKQFSGILALTQDKISDTQKTIVAFRETAESVFTSLLNQQEAEALKQEQEKRKQEEERAKEELEKLQAEKEQEILKEQQAKKEQEDTKILQEDIDFIEDYSDDILDDDILAENESIEKKLAENENNEDNQAQPLQTEDTKQEENYQSIKQEPADISQEPKSQNENNLAIEVINAIREFKNFKGKNALTSENIQDRFDSWYEVIQRYKEANTESKIIDKASLQEISEWLENNKSIKEIMQQPIQPIKEVNPNEELLSELKNVEHYSTILQEKNKNSNIQEDENILESLQKTYALLEKIKKLAENDNIDINKTSSLNQLEQTMINSIRNLKSEMVNLSSKELEKIYKDISTSVKNKELTTQLLESFDKQISEIVKYVPQQESNIFVKWFNNDFKNDKAMLDKLLAQSNNISTISENIPTQSDVSQEKKVSQEDETIKNEILNNIDEVAIKEASLPQSENKQIIEEEQKEIQQLPQEEPVNKEEPLQIEPKQEETILQDNDFSEYDYSMSSSYNDDYPLDAYLGDYSDNYLEYTQDTDILAENELIQKNIAEFERTQQLPQEEPVNKEEPLQIEPKQEYKQETENTKYPIDFKEAINLQNINFASISEIDNKVINLSLLMYKNSTLNNQFYTEKPIILGQANNEERQILSDAMEKILTSNVKYCFYNADTQDIEFPIEGNFNEKNIPTSLSRIRLHITSFLTHNEAVNFANMILANRVVVYSDGKSEHNIFKDNADPSLFKARSINIDRILDKINNDYYANDVQKRKEFNNYLEDISKYKDRSTNRIIRHPGSTQVFKKFYVVYCRSFSKEKNELEESKLLAYNKANPNTQRQLAFQGNAFETIYKEFVKQNDMALNELINSHQNQRQVVNNIEPVNKNLQQASNINIETIDLSNIPAPRTQQEIREQRQRLLDNIGDKSLVADFTGLSNIATVVNTEYFGEILNTLRKALSDNTHPLHELPINIIKSFYGERGLASDQNPYLYLKKSLQQIATELQRDDTKNKLTKLFNIYDFNLNKLNTVTRESDLKKLTLIDPNGDFTFDNLNIDAKSLGINTDWPFKYTLLNGANMSPAIPRKFGEDIKAYKARVDEKFPNIYEIRNPVIEEINNTIKELQIDYKNRNVGDVKNTELLNGFISYLGNPKDVNKMNYFVDAFASKVYDSLFNDKNSTRAVEIAYSSLVKNESVRDYIKNNLNSTTGGKKSLIKTLAERLEKVSSIEKAIIDLKAPERIAINSSFHSLYNTDEELNYAMITNTVQNNKDLMQRTVLVNLIADIQTLINGLNVQVSAQKDLYKNKILNNLGEGVVLPSENKNVKIGSRYELLKTGRSSSRGENVKGDRIGVSIQSFSGKTEKFLTLDSLNNFGFVDYKKTEVIKDKIKDFSSNMILKGDKADDFVSIDLAQAEIRAVAVLSQDKRLIGDLSGGKDLHAETADNMNSVLTEKDKKVSRSEAKQINFQMLYGAGVERITEAVGLIDENFRQKLDDLFKLTKMTKGVNEALENIQEKINLHKKTYPNLHLLKDAITVCSRGIDEVNKNTGNEYQREIKIFVNSDKKQISKEFFDCLIGIKPEDSIVDKTRAYNRKNIAGELDYLKNFSGFVRSYDEFYYNISKNKDVLYIADLISNLVKIETINDVSKTSVKTLFGFETEAFNPKMASTKALNSLLQGSVADIIEIGLANLEKNNISTLAQVHDEIILSLDSLVKDKQLDLSNVEKIQEALENPLSKKSLIENPNIASGLATPVKERLLANDLDGCWFKSDFEIQKGKKLVNEEATSLIKDAFKSYKGIEAQKLVNLNGLINDGKELNYSNIQTLLKIQKYEVEQEAKTNTPQKELETNNFLGIKMFDILKGSNIQEEKNNYKNILDFIKIDDIQALPKLETNNIKTMLFERGLAGKDNFSILQDKELLLSFAEKVLNIDFKTDSILKIMNSNLKNGSFNQVLSINFERLGENIEQIFGKEIMPTLFSNNGKNITNFLKANNDIAVAFDPTTKIAKSYLEVGFRSDIPFDLDKKEAEKVKIDLALTVLLPVLKDELLHLKNQKLEKTEYLESNNIKKDEKILFYENLRDSLNNRLSKEKLQDNDEIIKDINFLLSLKLTELNPNGKNTFNNMLDNRNLTKEAFEDIIKELEALDETQLDSISFTNKIKSVSSDLKSHYRVRDSIKHITTQNQEPLKNDDTSIYQQRL, encoded by the coding sequence ATGAAAGTTTATACACCAACTAACAAACAAGAATTACAAGAAATTTTAAAAGAAGTAATTGCTGATTTTAATAACAATGGAATGATTGAAGTTGAAATTAATACTTCAGAAATAACAGATTTTTCTAATCTATTTGATTTTGCAAAAGATGAAAACGGAAATGTTAATCTCCCTAAAAGCTTTTATGAAGATATTGGTTTAACTAAATGGGATTTTTCTAAAGCTAATAATTTAGAAAACATGCTAAATGGTTGTAAAAATTGTAATGTAGAAATAATAATAAATTCAAAAAACACTAACATTAATATTTCAAATGCTTTTGCTAATACAAATATAGAGCCAAACAAAATTAATATCCCAGCTCACGAAAATATCAAGGGCTTAGAAGATATATTTGGAGCTGATAAAGATAAATACAATGCTTTCATGGAAAATGAGCTTTTATACAATAAGAATACTTCTTTTGCTTTCAAAGAATTAAGCATATACGATTTTGCTAGATATGAAATAATTAATGATATAGATAGCACACTTTCAGTAGTTAATAGTGAAGATATATTAAATCTTGAATATCCTTTAAGAATAGGTAAAAACGATGAGAGATTTAGCGAAAACCAAAATGAGGAAATAAAAAATCTTTTAGACGAGAGCAAAGCTTTATCTTTTAAAATTACAGGAAAGCTTTTAGATAATGAAATTACACAAGCTTTAAAAAATAACCCTGATGCTGATATTCAGGCGTATGTCTATAATGCTATTAATAAAAAGATAGAAGTTTTATTCGGACAAGACAACAACTTAAAAGATAACTGGGCTACTTATTTAAAAGACATTAATTGGGGAGTAAAAACAAATGAAGATGGAAGTTATGAAGCAACTATTGTTTTAAGTACCCATAACCAATTAAATCAAAAACTAAGAGAAAAAATAATTGCTGATATAGCACAAAAAGAAAAAGCATTAAATGATTTTATACAAACACAAACAAGAACTACACAAACACAAATCATTCCTATAACAGCAATGATTGAATTGCCAACACAACAAGAAGAAGAAAAAGCACACGAATTTATTGCTAATATAAGTAATTCATCGCCAATAGCCAAATATGATTTAATCCAACACGGTTTAGAAGAAATAAAAAATACTATAGCAACATTAGAAGAAGCAAAAGAAAAGCCACAAGAAGAAATAAAGCATAATTACACATACAATAGAAAAAGATTTTTCGACTATGATAGCTCTTTGGCTCAAAATATAGCAAACTATTGCAAAGCTTCAGCAGATAAATCAGGCAAGGCCGCTTGGCTTGGACTTAAATGTGGTATTAAAATGTTAGCCTTGTCTTCTCTTGAAGCAACTAAAAAAATAGGGCAAAGTTTAGTAGGTAGTTATATAGGTTTTTTTGGAGTAGGTTCATATGAACAATATAAAGATATTGTAATGAATGAAACAATAAAAAGAGATGAGGCTAGGGCATTGGCCGCAAAACTTTCTATGGGTGCTATAATTAATCCTGAAGAATTAGCTAAATACGAACACATATTACCAAGAGAATTCTTACCATCAACTGGGCCAAATGGAGAAATAATTCCTCCACAAAGAGATATAAATGAGTGTAGAGAAGAAGTAGCAAAACTCTTAGAACATACATTACAAAAATCTGAGTTTGACGTTTGGATGAATCATGCACTACTTAATATATGTGCTGGACTTGCAGAAAGCCAACAAGTTGATATAGCACGTCGTGCAAGGGGCGAAGATGTTGGATTTGATAAACTAATAAGAGAATTAGATAATAGCATACGCAAAGATTTGGAAAAACTAAATAAACTACAAAACGAATTCTCTAATGACACGAAAGATTTTTGGAGCAGAACGCAGGAAATGCTTAATGATGAATATCCTAAATACCAATCATCAAAAGCTGAAATTAAACTAGATGGAGCTATACCAAAAGTAGACCTATCAAATGTAAAATTTGCCTATAAGACAAGAATATTTTCTTGGAATGGTGAAGCTTCAAAATATGATAAAGACAATAATTTAAAGAGTGAAGAACAATACATAAAAGAAAACATATTCTTTAGAACTACAAGCGATTTAAAAGATGGTGAAGAGAGATTTACTAGATATGAAAAACCATTAGCTGATATGGAAGTAAAAGCATTTATAGATAAAGATGAGATTTTACTAAAAAAACTAAAAGATAATTCTTTACATGCAGTACATTTAAACGTAGGAGAGTTAAATAATCAAATACTTGATAAGATTTTACCTCCAAATCATCCAATGTTAAAAGAGTTAAAAAATGACCCTGAAGCATTTAGAAGATATTACAAAGGTTTTTTAAAAGAATATCTATTAAACCAAAACAGTATTTTATATGAAGAATCATACGCAAAAGCTCCGTATAAAATAATGGATGACACTTTTACAGGCAAAGATGGACTAATTTTATTTTTTGACAAAGATGAGGTAAAAAATCTAAACGAAACTCTAAGAGATTTAGAATTAGCACTAAGTGCAATTACTCAAAACGCTAGAATTAATCCTAAAACAGGCGAAAGCAATTTCTCTGTTTTAATTAAAGATTATGAAGAAAAAGTAAAATACGCAAGGCAAACTCAAGCTAATAGACAAAAACAAACTGGTGAAAATAACCAAACTAATAACACTGAAACTAACCAAGATGATATTTTTAACACAAATAAAGAAGCTGAAGTTAAAGAAACAGAAACAACAATTCAGGCTAGAAAAGAAGCTGTAAAAAATTGGAAACAATTTTACGAGACAACTCATCCCGAAACAAAAGAAAAGAAATACCCTTTTAATTGGGCTAATGAATTATCAGAATTTAACAATGACGGCTCTCCAAAATCTTATATTCAAGAAAGATATGAAAAACTTTATGCAAAAACAGTTATTGAAGGAGATTTGGTTTCTTTAATTAAAGATGCTGGCACGACTGCTCCACAAGGTTTTTACGGTTCTGATTTATCCTTACAAGGAACATCTGATATATTAAAAAGAAAAAATGTATATTTTGAAATAACAATTCCTGATAATTTAACCAATAGTTTTTATGGTAGAGTAAGACCCGATGCTTATGCTCAAGCACTTGCGAGAGCCTTTAACGACCCAACAAGCTTTATAAAGCAGGATGTAAATTTTCCTTCATCGTTAAAAGCTTTTTATAAAGATAACAAAATCTTTATAGCAGTAGAAGATACTGAATCAGAAAAAGCCCATAGAAAAATATTAGTGGCTATGAATAATCTACGCCGTTTTGCCTTAGATGAAAGTATAGAATCAAGAGTAAAAGCTACAAATGAATATTTTGCAAAAAGTAACGAAACAGCCACTTATAAAGAAAGAGATAAGTCTGATGCTTTAAGACAAAAAGAGCTTGATGAATTATTTTGTTGTGAAAACGAAAAAACTATCAAATACAATGGTGAAGGTAGTCAATATTTATCAAACGGGGACAAAAAAAGTGATACTCAACTTAGAGACGAACTTATTTTAATGAATACTTTTAAAGCTAAACCATACGGAATTAAAGCTTCAAACCCAAAAATATGGGATGGTTTAGGTTTAAGTAAGGCAATGCAAGAAAAGGCTAAAGATAATCACGTCGTAATGGTATCTATGACTTTAAAGCTTGATGAAAATTTAATAAACAATAAAATAAAAAATATAAGTCAAGATGAATATTTAAAAGTTCTTACAAAAGCACTTATTGACAATAATTCAATTATAAACTCACAAAGCGGTTTAAAAGGTGCAAAAGAGGTTGTATATCAAAAAAATATTGATGGAACATATACAATTAATTTATTCCAAGAAGTATTCAATAATGCCGAAGATGTATTAGTAAGAAGTGCTGTTGCAGATAAAATTAGAAATTCTATAAGTAGTTTTGCTGATTATACTTATTCTACAAAAACAAGTCACTCAAAATATCAAGATGACATGTTAAACTATGAATTAGAAATATCTTCAAAACAACAAAACACCAAACAAACTACAACGCAAGAAGATATTAAACAAGATAATCAAAAAGAGCAAGAAGAACCTACTGCTAAAACAAAACAAGATAACCCACAAGAAGAACCTAAAAAAGAAGAAGTAAAACAGCCTAACCAACAAGAAGATAAAAAACAAGAAGAAAATACGACTGAAATTAAAGAAGAAATAAATACAGAACCTATAGAAAAAGAAATAGATACAAGAAATCAATTCTTATATAAAATTAAAGATTTTAAAGGCAACGAGCATACTGTCATTTTACAAGATGAAACTACTTATTTTGATGCTAGTAATATGGATAATTTAAAAAGAAAGGATAATAATATTTTAAACGATGAGGTAAATGTATTACTGTCAAGCGTGAAAAATATCACAGCAACTCCTACTCAACAGCAAATTGAAAAATTAATGGCTTTAACAGATTACTATCCAGAAGATTTAAAACAAAAAGGGTTAAATGGTGAAATTGCAAGTGTTGTAATTAATCTTGATACATTTGTAAGTAAGACTACGCAAGAACCACAAATCTATAATAGCCAAAAAGGTATTATAGATACACATAACTATTTAAATTCTTTAACAAATATGCTTAATAATCAAAATAGTATATTTTATAGAAATACAAATTTAGAACCTTTAAAAGCAGTGCTTCTTGAATCAGGTAAAATTGCCTTATTTTATGATGCTATAAATCCTAATAATAAAGATTTTACAAATACTTTAAATAAACAATTTAGTGGCATTCTAGCTCTTACACAAGATAAAATTTCAGATACGCAAAAGACTATAGTTGCGTTTAGAGAAACTGCTGAAAGTGTATTTACAAGCCTTTTAAACCAACAAGAGGCTGAAGCATTAAAACAAGAACAAGAAAAAAGAAAGCAAGAAGAAGAAAGAGCAAAAGAAGAACTTGAAAAATTACAAGCTGAAAAAGAGCAAGAAATTTTAAAAGAACAACAAGCAAAAAAAGAGCAAGAAGATACAAAAATATTACAAGAAGATATTGATTTTATAGAAGATTATAGTGATGATATTTTAGATGATGATATTTTAGCAGAAAACGAAAGTATAGAAAAAAAACTAGCAGAAAACGAAAATAATGAAGATAATCAAGCACAACCTTTGCAAACAGAAGATACTAAACAAGAAGAAAATTATCAATCAATTAAGCAAGAGCCTGCGGATATAAGTCAAGAACCTAAATCACAAAACGAAAATAATTTAGCAATTGAAGTAATTAATGCTATACGAGAGTTTAAAAACTTTAAGGGTAAAAATGCTTTAACTTCTGAAAACATTCAAGATAGATTTGATAGTTGGTATGAAGTAATACAAAGATACAAAGAAGCAAATACAGAGTCTAAAATAATAGATAAAGCTTCTTTGCAAGAAATATCTGAATGGCTTGAAAACAATAAAAGCATTAAAGAAATAATGCAACAACCCATTCAACCTATAAAAGAAGTAAACCCAAATGAAGAGCTTTTAAGTGAATTAAAAAACGTAGAACATTATTCAACAATTTTGCAAGAAAAAAATAAAAATAGTAATATCCAAGAAGACGAAAACATTCTTGAAAGTTTACAAAAAACCTATGCTTTATTAGAAAAAATCAAAAAACTAGCTGAAAATGATAATATTGATATAAATAAAACAAGCTCATTAAACCAATTAGAGCAGACTATGATTAATTCAATAAGAAATCTAAAAAGCGAAATGGTTAATTTATCAAGTAAAGAACTTGAAAAAATTTATAAAGATATATCTACTAGTGTAAAAAATAAGGAATTAACAACTCAATTACTTGAAAGCTTTGATAAACAAATAAGTGAAATAGTAAAATATGTCCCACAGCAAGAGAGCAATATTTTTGTTAAATGGTTTAATAATGATTTTAAAAATGATAAAGCTATGCTTGATAAACTTTTAGCACAAAGCAATAATATTTCAACAATATCTGAAAATATCCCTACTCAATCAGATGTTTCACAAGAGAAAAAAGTATCTCAAGAAGATGAAACAATAAAAAACGAAATATTGAATAATATAGATGAGGTAGCGATTAAAGAAGCTTCTTTACCACAATCAGAAAATAAGCAAATAATAGAAGAAGAGCAAAAAGAAATTCAACAACTACCTCAAGAAGAACCAGTGAATAAAGAAGAACCTTTACAAATTGAACCTAAACAAGAAGAAACCATTTTACAAGATAATGATTTTAGTGAATATGACTATTCTATGAGTAGTAGCTACAACGATGATTATCCTTTAGATGCTTATTTAGGTGATTATTCAGATAACTATTTAGAATATACACAAGATACAGATATTCTAGCTGAAAATGAATTGATACAGAAAAATATAGCAGAATTTGAACGAACTCAACAACTACCTCAAGAAGAACCAGTGAATAAAGAAGAACCTTTACAAATTGAACCTAAACAAGAGTATAAACAAGAAACTGAAAATACAAAATATCCAATAGATTTTAAAGAAGCTATCAATTTACAAAATATCAATTTTGCAAGCATTAGTGAAATTGATAATAAAGTAATAAATCTTTCATTATTAATGTATAAAAATAGCACTTTAAACAATCAATTCTATACCGAAAAACCTATTATATTAGGTCAGGCAAATAATGAAGAAAGACAGATACTCTCAGATGCTATGGAAAAAATTCTAACAAGCAATGTGAAATATTGTTTTTATAATGCTGATACACAAGATATAGAGTTTCCTATAGAAGGAAATTTTAATGAGAAAAATATACCTACATCATTAAGTAGAATAAGATTACATATAACCTCATTTTTAACACACAATGAAGCCGTTAATTTTGCTAATATGATTTTAGCAAATAGGGTGGTTGTTTATTCTGATGGTAAATCGGAGCATAATATTTTTAAAGATAATGCTGACCCATCTTTATTTAAAGCAAGAAGTATTAATATTGATAGAATATTAGATAAAATTAACAATGATTATTATGCAAACGATGTTCAAAAACGTAAAGAGTTTAACAACTATTTAGAAGATATATCTAAATATAAAGATAGAAGCACAAATCGTATTATTAGACATCCTGGTTCAACGCAAGTATTTAAAAAGTTTTACGTAGTTTATTGTAGGTCATTTTCAAAAGAAAAAAATGAACTAGAAGAATCTAAATTATTAGCATATAACAAAGCAAATCCTAACACTCAAAGACAATTAGCATTTCAAGGCAATGCTTTTGAAACTATATATAAAGAGTTTGTTAAACAAAATGATATGGCTTTAAATGAATTAATCAATTCTCATCAAAATCAAAGACAAGTAGTTAATAATATAGAGCCTGTTAATAAAAATTTACAACAAGCAAGCAATATCAATATTGAAACTATTGATTTATCTAATATTCCTGCTCCAAGAACTCAACAAGAGATTAGAGAACAAAGACAAAGATTATTAGATAATATAGGAGATAAAAGTTTAGTTGCTGATTTTACAGGTTTAAGCAATATTGCTACGGTTGTAAATACTGAATATTTTGGTGAGATTTTAAACACTCTTAGAAAAGCATTATCAGATAACACCCACCCTTTGCATGAATTACCTATAAATATTATTAAGAGTTTTTACGGTGAAAGAGGTTTAGCTAGTGACCAAAACCCATATTTATACTTAAAAAAATCTTTGCAACAAATAGCGACTGAGTTGCAAAGAGACGATACAAAAAACAAATTAACTAAACTGTTTAATATCTATGATTTTAATCTTAATAAATTAAACACGGTAACAAGAGAGAGTGATTTAAAAAAACTAACATTAATTGACCCTAATGGAGATTTTACATTTGATAATTTAAATATAGATGCTAAAAGTTTAGGCATAAATACAGATTGGCCATTTAAATACACATTGTTAAATGGTGCTAATATGTCTCCTGCAATTCCAAGAAAGTTTGGAGAAGATATAAAAGCTTATAAAGCTAGAGTTGATGAAAAATTTCCTAATATATATGAAATTAGAAATCCTGTTATTGAAGAGATTAATAATACAATCAAGGAATTACAAATAGACTATAAAAATCGTAATGTAGGGGATGTGAAAAATACAGAACTTTTAAATGGTTTTATTTCTTATTTAGGTAATCCTAAAGACGTTAATAAAATGAATTATTTTGTGGATGCTTTTGCAAGTAAGGTATATGATTCTTTGTTCAATGATAAAAACTCTACTAGGGCTGTAGAAATAGCTTATTCTAGTTTAGTAAAAAATGAAAGTGTAAGGGATTACATTAAGAACAACTTAAATTCTACGACAGGTGGCAAAAAATCTTTGATTAAAACATTGGCTGAGAGATTAGAAAAAGTTAGTAGTATTGAAAAAGCTATTATTGATTTAAAAGCACCTGAGAGAATAGCTATTAACAGTAGTTTTCATTCGCTTTATAATACCGATGAAGAATTAAATTATGCTATGATAACAAATACAGTTCAAAACAATAAAGATTTGATGCAAAGAACAGTATTAGTTAATTTAATAGCTGATATTCAAACACTTATTAATGGCTTAAATGTACAAGTTTCGGCTCAAAAAGATTTATATAAAAACAAGATTTTAAACAATTTAGGTGAAGGTGTTGTTTTACCTAGTGAAAATAAAAATGTAAAAATAGGTTCAAGATATGAACTCTTAAAAACAGGTCGTTCTTCGTCAAGGGGTGAAAATGTTAAGGGTGATAGAATTGGGGTTTCAATTCAGTCCTTCAGTGGAAAGACAGAGAAATTTTTAACGTTAGATTCATTAAATAATTTTGGCTTCGTTGATTATAAAAAAACTGAGGTTATAAAGGATAAAATAAAAGATTTTTCTTCTAATATGATTTTAAAAGGTGATAAAGCAGATGATTTTGTTTCTATTGACTTAGCACAAGCAGAAATCAGAGCTGTTGCAGTGTTATCTCAGGACAAAAGATTAATTGGTGACCTTTCAGGTGGTAAAGATTTGCACGCTGAAACTGCTGATAATATGAATAGTGTATTAACTGAAAAAGACAAAAAAGTATCAAGAAGCGAAGCGAAGCAGATAAATTTCCAAATGCTTTATGGTGCTGGAGTAGAGAGAATTACAGAAGCAGTAGGATTAATTGATGAAAATTTTAGGCAAAAATTAGATGATTTATTTAAACTTACAAAAATGACAAAGGGTGTAAATGAAGCACTAGAAAATATACAAGAAAAAATAAATTTACATAAAAAAACATATCCAAATTTACACTTACTTAAAGATGCTATTACCGTTTGCTCTCGTGGTATTGATGAGGTTAATAAAAATACTGGGAATGAATACCAAAGAGAAATTAAAATATTTGTCAATTCAGATAAAAAACAAATTTCCAAAGAATTTTTTGATTGCCTTATAGGTATAAAACCTGAAGATAGTATTGTTGATAAAACTAGAGCTTATAATAGAAAAAATATTGCTGGAGAATTGGATTATTTAAAGAATTTCTCTGGTTTTGTTAGAAGCTATGATGAATTCTACTATAATATTTCAAAAAATAAAGATGTTCTTTATATAGCTGACCTAATTAGTAATTTAGTTAAGATTGAAACAATAAACGATGTTTCAAAAACAAGTGTAAAAACACTATTTGGTTTCGAAACTGAAGCGTTTAATCCAAAAATGGCTTCGACTAAAGCGTTAAATAGTCTTTTACAAGGTTCTGTTGCAGATATTATTGAAATTGGTTTAGCAAATCTAGAAAAAAACAATATTTCTACTTTAGCACAAGTTCATGATGAAATTATTTTGTCATTAGATAGTCTTGTAAAAGATAAACAACTTGACTTATCTAATGTAGAAAAAATACAAGAAGCATTAGAAAATCCTTTATCAAAAAAATCACTTATAGAAAATCCAAATATTGCTTCAGGTTTAGCGACACCTGTTAAAGAAAGATTACTAGCTAACGATTTAGATGGATGTTGGTTTAAATCTGATTTTGAAATACAAAAAGGAAAAAAACTGGTTAATGAAGAAGCAACTTCGTTAATTAAAGATGCTTTTAAATCTTATAAAGGCATTGAAGCTCAAAAATTAGTTAATTTGAATGGTTTAATAAATGATGGAAAAGAATTAAATTATTCTAATATTCAAACGCTATTAAAAATACAAAAATATGAAGTGGAACAAGAAGCAAAAACTAATACGCCACAAAAGGAGTTAGAAACTAATAATTTTTTAGGTATAAAAATGTTTGACATATTGAAAGGGAGTAATATACAAGAAGAAAAAAATAATTACAAAAACATACTTGATTTTATAAAAATTGATGATATTCAAGCATTGCCTAAATTAGAAACAAACAATATAAAAACTATGCTTTTTGAAAGAGGGCTTGCAGGAAAAGATAATTTTTCAATATTACAAGATAAAGAATTATTATTAAGCTTTGCAGAAAAGGTTTTAAATATAGATTTTAAAACTGATTCTATATTAAAAATCATGAACTCTAATTTAAAAAACGGAAGTTTTAATCAAGTTTTATCCATAAACTTTGAAAGGTTAGGAGAAAATATAGAACAGATTTTTGGAAAAGAGATTATGCCAACTTTATTTAGTAATAATGGCAAAAATATAACGAATTTTTTAAAAGCAAATAATGATATTGCTGTAGCATTTGACCCTACCACAAAAATAGCCAAATCATACCTTGAAGTAGGATTTAGGTCAGATATTCCTTTTGATTTAGATAAAAAAGAAGCAGAAAAAGTAAAAATTGATTTAGCTTTAACAGTTTTATTACCTGTTTTAAAAGATGAATTATTGCATTTAAAAAATCAAAAGCTTGAGAAAACTGAATATTTAGAAAGCAATAATATTAAAAAAGATGAAAAAATACTTTTTTATGAAAATTTAAGAGACAGTTTAAATAATAGATTATCAAAAGAAAAATTGCAGGATAATGATGAAATAATAAAAGACATTAATTTTTTATTAAGTCTTAAATTGACCGAATTAAATCCAAACGGCAAAAATACTTTCAATAACATGCTAGATAATCGAAATTTAACAAAAGAAGCTTTTGAAGATATCATAAAAGAATTAGAAGCTCTTGACGAAACTCAATTAGATTCAATTAGTTTTACAAATAAGATAAAAAGTGTCAGTAGCGATTTAAAATCTCACTATAGAGTTAGAGACTCTATAAAACATATTACAACTCAAAATCAAGAACCTTTAAAAAATGACGATACTAGTATTTACCAACAGCGTTTATAA